The Leadbettera azotonutricia ZAS-9 genome has a window encoding:
- a CDS encoding FAD-dependent oxidoreductase has translation MIEYINEPSREIPILLDVDVLVVGGGPAGIASSVGAARTGAKTVVVEQYGCLGGLISIASMETPSWWRNEKTIMPGGVAEDLDQKMLAIGAAKRTMFRPGTGYAYDTEIFKYVADEYIQENGVIPILHCQGVMPLLEGNTIIGIITESKSGRTVIKAKRVIDCTGDADIAYRAGVECCVKDGPNGPSLPPDKFQQGTVIYSLTDVDVKAVEEEMDSDPAQRNPIMHRGNYHWWKAAIDAGEIFPESTNRRFIYNRFTDHELTALNHSFVWVDGTDVLSLTKAEIQSRKDIVNTIPIMRKYAKGLENAKLRHFAMSIGIRETRRIKGEYQITFKEIFDEAKFKDSIGVYPICLDGPEGVMPALTEAHFQVPYRLTVPLKIENLLVAGRCVSAERRSTSITRHMNFAMVTGQAAGVASSLSIKQDVYSRQVDIKALQQELRNQHVRIE, from the coding sequence TTGATAGAATACATAAATGAACCCAGTCGAGAAATACCAATTTTACTTGATGTCGATGTGTTGGTGGTTGGTGGAGGTCCTGCGGGTATTGCATCTTCAGTCGGCGCGGCTCGTACGGGCGCTAAAACAGTGGTGGTAGAACAATATGGCTGTCTTGGTGGACTTATATCCATTGCATCTATGGAAACTCCCAGCTGGTGGAGAAACGAAAAGACAATTATGCCCGGTGGTGTCGCAGAAGATCTTGATCAAAAAATGTTGGCAATTGGTGCTGCTAAAAGAACTATGTTCAGACCCGGTACCGGTTATGCCTATGATACGGAAATATTCAAATATGTAGCAGATGAATATATCCAAGAGAATGGTGTCATTCCAATACTTCATTGCCAGGGGGTTATGCCTCTTCTGGAAGGTAATACTATTATTGGTATTATTACAGAAAGCAAATCGGGAAGAACTGTAATCAAGGCTAAGCGAGTTATAGATTGTACAGGTGATGCTGATATTGCATACCGTGCAGGGGTAGAGTGCTGTGTAAAGGATGGTCCTAATGGTCCAAGCCTTCCGCCAGATAAATTTCAGCAGGGCACGGTTATATACAGCTTGACGGATGTTGATGTTAAAGCGGTTGAGGAAGAAATGGATTCAGATCCAGCTCAACGTAATCCTATTATGCACAGGGGTAATTATCACTGGTGGAAAGCTGCAATTGATGCTGGGGAAATTTTTCCCGAAAGTACCAATCGGCGTTTTATATATAATCGATTCACTGATCATGAATTGACTGCATTGAATCATTCTTTTGTCTGGGTGGATGGTACAGATGTATTAAGCTTAACAAAAGCTGAAATTCAAAGCCGTAAAGATATTGTAAATACCATCCCGATTATGCGTAAATATGCTAAAGGTCTTGAAAACGCCAAGCTACGTCATTTCGCGATGAGTATCGGTATTAGGGAAACACGCCGGATTAAGGGGGAATATCAGATTACTTTTAAAGAAATCTTCGATGAGGCAAAATTCAAAGATTCTATCGGAGTTTATCCAATTTGTCTAGATGGTCCTGAAGGTGTTATGCCCGCTCTAACAGAGGCGCATTTTCAGGTTCCATATCGTCTTACTGTACCTTTAAAGATTGAAAATCTTTTAGTTGCTGGTCGATGTGTTTCTGCTGAGAGGCGATCAACTTCGATTACAAGGCATATGAATTTTGCTATGGTAACAGGCCAAGCTGCGGGGGTAGCAAGTTCCTTATCCATAAAACAAGATGTTTATTCCCGACAAGTTGATATTAAAGCTCTTCAGCAGGAGTTGCGGAATCAACATGTTCGTATTGAATAG